The sequence below is a genomic window from bacterium.
TTTCACAATCCCATTGTCTATCAGGAGATTCATCCAGTAAACGGATTCGTCGAGTTCCTGCAGAGCTCCATCAACTTTATTGGCAAAATCCGCGCGTGACTTCGCGCGATTCCCCTCGGCAATGTGAGCCCCAACCGATGTCCCTGCCCTGAGTAGCTGCTTTCCGATTACCTGTGATTCTACCGTTAGGGGAAGGGAGACGTACAGCCTGATAATTCGTGAAGCGAACTTCCGCGTCCGCAGGGCCACATCCCGTTCTTCTCCCTTCGGTAGCCTCATTCAGAGGTTTTCGCTTTCCATAGCTTTCAGCGTTTCAGGCTTTCAGCATTTCAGCGTTTCACGGTACCAGAATCCGTCCGCAGGTCTCACAGAGCACGATGTCGTTCAGCTTGCGGATGTTGACCTGCGTCTGCGGCGGAATCATCGCGAAGCACCCGCCGCAAG
It includes:
- a CDS encoding four helix bundle protein; amino-acid sequence: MRLPKGEERDVALRTRKFASRIIRLYVSLPLTVESQVIGKQLLRAGTSVGAHIAEGNRAKSRADFANKVDGALQELDESVYWMNLLIDNGIVKTEKLHDLMDEAGQITAVLVTIANKTRRSETKQA